The stretch of DNA CACCAGCGCCTCGAAGGTCAGGTCGAAGCCGTATTCGGTGGCGTAGAGCAGGCCCTGGCGGTGGGCGATCCAGCCGATGTCGCCGGGCCGCAGGTCCCTCACGATCGCCGGGTCCTCCGGGCGATCGCCGAGGAGCCGGCGCACCCGCGCCATCGCGCCGACCAGGGCCGACCGGTCGGCGGAGGGCAGCCGCGCCAGCAGCGCCTCGACCTCCGCCCGCGACGCCTCGTTCAGTGGCGCGAAGGCGGCCTGGCCCCCGGGCGTCAGGGCGAGGACCTGGCGCCGCCCGTCGCCGGCGGCGGTCCGGCGGGTCAGGAGGCCCTGCTCCTCGAAGCGCTTGAGCAGCCGGCTGAGATAGCCCGCATCGAGGCCGAGATCCTGGCCCAGCACCGAGGCGGTCAGGCCGTCGCGATGGGCGAGCTCGTAGAGCACCCGCGCCTCGGTGAGCGAGAAGGCGCTGCGGTGCAGCCCCTCCTCCAGAAGGCCGATCTGCCGGGTGTAGAACCGGCCGAAGGCCCGCATGTCCGCGACCATCGCCGCATCGACCATACTCTCGCGCACCATCGACCCGCCTCCCGTCCAGGACGGCAGGGTCGCCGAGATGATTGACTCAGTCAACTGTCTTCGGAGCGCCCGGCAGCAGGGCCGCCACGAGGTCGTGGACCTGCCGGATCCGGAACGGCTTGCGCAGGAAGGCGGCGTGGCCCGCGGCGCGCTCCCGCACGGTGGCTTCCGGCATCGAGCTCATGAGCACGACCGGGATGCCGCGCGTCTCCGGATCGCCGACGAGGGCGGCCAGCATCGCCGGCCCGTCCATCACCGGCATCATGAAGTCGAGGAAGATCAGGTCGGGCCGGGCGGCGGCGACGCGGGCGAGGCCCTGCCGGCCGTTGGCGGCGGTGGCCACCGTATGGCCGTCGTCGGACAGGACCGCGTCCAGCAATTCGGCGATGCCGAACTCGTCGTCCACGATGAGCACCGTCGCCACGGGCCTACTCCCCGCCGTGGCTCGATGCGTCGCGGTCGGCCAGGATCGCCTCGGCCCGCTCCGGTCCGTCGTCGATCGAGAGGCCGCCGGGGCGGATGTCGAAGACCCGCAGGCGCGGATCGATCCGGGCGTCCCGGGCCTTGGCGACGGCGACCAGGCGGTGGATGCCGGACCGCAGCACGCAGGCGCGCATCAGCACGACGTTCTCGGCGACGCTGGAGGTCTGCCGCAGGGAGGGGGCGCCCGAGGGAGCGTCGAGGAAGGTGCCGCGCAGGTCGGTCTCCCGGGTGTACATCGCCGTCACGCCCAGCGCCCTGAACTCCGCCGTGAGGGCGGCGAAGATGCGGACGATCCGGTCCTGATCTCCTGCGATCCGACACATCGCGTCCAGACCGTCGATG from Methylobacterium aquaticum encodes:
- a CDS encoding bifunctional helix-turn-helix transcriptional regulator/GNAT family N-acetyltransferase; its protein translation is MVRESMVDAAMVADMRAFGRFYTRQIGLLEEGLHRSAFSLTEARVLYELAHRDGLTASVLGQDLGLDAGYLSRLLKRFEEQGLLTRRTAAGDGRRQVLALTPGGQAAFAPLNEASRAEVEALLARLPSADRSALVGAMARVRRLLGDRPEDPAIVRDLRPGDIGWIAHRQGLLYATEYGFDLTFEALVAEILAGFVRDFDPARAGAWIAEQAGEVTGSVFLAPASETVGKLRLLYVEPSARGQGLGRRLTAACIAGARARGYTQLTLWTNDVLTAARRIYAEAGFRLVESAPHRSFGQDLVGETWVLDLSSSAQQF
- a CDS encoding response regulator — encoded protein: MATVLIVDDEFGIAELLDAVLSDDGHTVATAANGRQGLARVAAARPDLIFLDFMMPVMDGPAMLAALVGDPETRGIPVVLMSSMPEATVRERAAGHAAFLRKPFRIRQVHDLVAALLPGAPKTVD